In Gemmatimonadota bacterium, the following are encoded in one genomic region:
- a CDS encoding ATP-binding cassette domain-containing protein, with translation MADPITADPVADGPKTAGPNTADPIIVGEHLAHRYGPGFHLQVDNLALYAGRTYAVYGANGSGKSTLLNILALLTLPQEGRILFEGRPVNGADPGRSRQYRRRVTLLMQHVYLFRSTVFENVASGLRFRGMAKEAIEARVTGMLDKVGLRQFAHRPAHSLSGGEAQRAGLARALVTAPDVLLLDEPTASVDAAHGKQIEAILAETCRQRRMTVVLSTHQYDQAYRIADEVLIMRDGRMLEKEPENVFKGRIEESADGPVVYLDGGVTLRSDTAARGPAHIVISSREIRLARSPRTPTRTPDAANTLADAANTLADAANTLVGVVTAAAVDGDRIRLDVDAGPCRDIGAPPAACPHTDAATGPPPAACPHTDAAAGLRLTVHVARTSFAGMGITVGDTVYAAIDASAVRAS, from the coding sequence ATGGCCGATCCGATCACGGCCGATCCGGTCGCGGACGGTCCGAAAACCGCCGGTCCGAACACGGCCGATCCGATCATCGTGGGCGAGCACCTGGCGCACCGTTACGGTCCCGGGTTTCATTTACAGGTCGATAACCTCGCCCTGTACGCCGGAAGGACCTATGCCGTCTACGGGGCGAACGGATCGGGCAAGTCCACGCTTTTGAACATACTCGCCCTGCTGACCCTGCCGCAGGAGGGCCGGATCCTCTTCGAAGGGCGGCCCGTGAACGGGGCCGATCCGGGCCGCAGCCGGCAGTACCGCCGCCGCGTCACGCTGCTCATGCAGCACGTGTACCTGTTCCGGTCCACCGTATTCGAGAACGTGGCTTCCGGCCTGCGGTTCCGCGGCATGGCGAAAGAGGCCATCGAAGCACGCGTGACCGGCATGCTGGACAAGGTGGGACTCCGACAGTTCGCCCACCGGCCCGCCCACAGCCTGTCGGGCGGAGAAGCGCAGCGCGCGGGACTCGCCCGGGCCCTGGTCACGGCCCCCGACGTCCTGCTGCTCGACGAGCCCACGGCCAGCGTGGACGCGGCACACGGGAAGCAGATCGAGGCGATTCTCGCGGAGACCTGCCGCCAGCGGCGCATGACCGTCGTGCTCTCGACGCACCAGTACGACCAGGCCTATCGTATCGCCGACGAAGTGTTGATCATGCGTGACGGACGGATGCTCGAGAAGGAACCGGAGAACGTCTTCAAGGGACGCATCGAGGAATCTGCCGACGGACCGGTCGTCTATCTGGACGGCGGGGTGACCCTGCGATCGGACACGGCCGCGCGCGGACCGGCCCACATCGTCATCTCTTCGCGGGAAATCCGGCTGGCGAGGTCGCCGCGCACGCCGACGCGTACGCCAGACGCCGCGAATACGCTCGCAGACGCCGCGAATACGCTCGCAGACGCCGCGAATACGCTCGTGGGCGTCGTGACCGCGGCGGCGGTGGACGGAGACCGTATCCGTCTGGACGTGGACGCCGGACCGTGCCGGGACATCGGCGCGCCACCGGCCGCCTGCCCTCACACGGACGCGGCCACCGGCCCACCACCGGCCGCCTGCCCTCACACGGACGCGGCCGCCGGCCTTCGACTGACCGTCCACGTGGCGCGGACGTCTTTCGCGGGCATGGGCATCACCGTCGGGGATACGGTGTATGCCGCCATCGACGCCTCGGCCGTGCGGGCTTCATGA
- a CDS encoding ABC transporter permease yields MDYLYNGFQEAVRLLVTGESGVYTIVGVSVFVAVSAILLASLMGLPAGYLLATHRFRGQRLVTTVLNTMLAMPTVVIGLFVYALISRRGPLGFMELLYTPSAMIIGETLLALPIVAAFTLSAFRAVDSRITETALTLGATTAQTARTLISEARFGIMAAVVAAFGRVIAEVGAAMMLGGNIKGSTRTMTTAIALESNKGEFGLAIALGIILLLTAFGANILFHWLQGFDD; encoded by the coding sequence ATGGATTACCTGTACAATGGATTTCAGGAAGCGGTCCGCCTGCTGGTCACGGGCGAATCCGGCGTGTACACCATCGTCGGCGTTTCCGTGTTCGTCGCGGTGTCCGCGATCCTGCTGGCCTCCTTGATGGGACTGCCCGCGGGCTACCTGCTCGCCACCCACCGGTTCAGGGGCCAGCGGCTGGTGACCACGGTGCTCAATACGATGCTGGCCATGCCGACCGTGGTGATCGGCCTCTTCGTCTACGCCCTGATCTCCCGGCGCGGCCCCCTCGGCTTCATGGAACTGCTGTATACACCGAGCGCCATGATCATCGGCGAGACGCTCCTCGCCCTGCCCATCGTGGCGGCCTTCACCCTTTCTGCGTTTCGGGCCGTGGATTCCCGGATCACGGAGACGGCCCTTACGCTGGGCGCCACGACGGCCCAGACCGCGCGCACCCTCATTTCCGAGGCCCGGTTCGGCATCATGGCGGCGGTAGTGGCCGCCTTTGGACGGGTCATCGCCGAGGTAGGCGCGGCCATGATGCTGGGCGGCAACATCAAGGGAAGCACGCGGACCATGACGACGGCGATCGCCCTGGAGAGCAACAAGGGGGAGTTCGGCCTGGCCATCGCCCTCGGGATCATCCTTCTGCTCACGGCTTTCGGCGCGAACATTCTCTTTCACTGGCTGCAGGGGTTCGACGACTGA
- a CDS encoding ABC transporter permease has protein sequence MPVIGIIGVLWLLLVLAAGYWGNRRKLDATFVKGVQTLITIVALAVAAPQLGVFNTALATLWLLLFVAASTLLRRFRVPHLAARAIALAAVSLALWGTDSQNVMLIRTLIMLAVTSIFLLGLNLGFRYLVRRILWIFPVLFAVSVITFSIMHAVPGGPFDAGGETGGIPLTPEVRANLMRKYNLDQPLHIQYISWVSNVIRGDFGYSFQHQSKTCQELIAQAWPVSVHLGSMALVVALTGGLLLGILAAVYQNTWIDYVASLTAVFSIVTPSFVVAVGLTVVFSLWLHLFETGGWNSPKDWVMPVIALSLGDMAVVARYTRSNMIEAIRADYVRTARAKGLTEFSVVVVHVFKNALIPLLTIAGPMMANLITGSFFIETIFRIPGLGRYFTTSVFARDYPMIMSTALLWSSLIVVIYVITDLMYALVDPRIRYRKD, from the coding sequence ATGCCCGTTATAGGGATCATTGGCGTCCTGTGGCTGCTGCTCGTCCTGGCCGCGGGATACTGGGGTAACCGGCGAAAACTGGACGCGACGTTCGTCAAGGGCGTCCAGACGCTGATCACCATCGTCGCCCTGGCCGTCGCGGCGCCGCAGCTCGGCGTGTTCAATACCGCCCTCGCGACGCTCTGGCTCCTGCTGTTCGTCGCTGCTTCCACCCTGTTGCGGCGCTTTCGCGTGCCGCACCTGGCCGCGCGGGCCATCGCACTGGCGGCCGTGAGCCTGGCGCTTTGGGGCACCGACTCCCAGAACGTCATGCTGATCCGCACGCTGATCATGCTTGCGGTCACCAGCATTTTCCTCCTCGGACTGAACCTGGGCTTCAGGTACCTGGTCCGACGCATCCTCTGGATCTTCCCCGTACTCTTCGCCGTCTCGGTCATCACCTTCTCCATCATGCACGCCGTGCCCGGCGGTCCATTCGACGCGGGCGGCGAGACCGGCGGCATTCCGCTGACGCCCGAGGTCCGCGCCAACCTGATGCGCAAGTACAACCTCGACCAGCCGCTCCACATCCAGTACATCTCCTGGGTGAGCAACGTCATTCGGGGCGACTTCGGCTATTCCTTCCAGCACCAGAGCAAGACCTGCCAGGAGCTCATCGCCCAGGCCTGGCCCGTCTCCGTCCACCTGGGCAGCATGGCCCTGGTCGTGGCCCTTACCGGCGGCTTGTTGCTGGGCATTCTCGCGGCGGTATACCAGAACACCTGGATCGATTACGTCGCCTCGCTCACGGCGGTATTCAGCATCGTCACGCCCAGTTTCGTCGTCGCCGTCGGGTTGACCGTCGTCTTTTCCCTGTGGCTGCACCTCTTTGAAACGGGAGGCTGGAATTCGCCCAAGGACTGGGTCATGCCGGTGATTGCCCTGTCACTTGGGGACATGGCCGTGGTGGCAAGGTATACGCGGTCGAACATGATCGAGGCCATCCGGGCCGACTACGTGCGCACCGCCCGGGCCAAGGGCCTCACCGAGTTCTCGGTCGTGGTGGTGCACGTGTTCAAGAACGCCCTCATCCCCCTGCTGACCATCGCGGGACCGATGATGGCCAACCTGATCACGGGGTCCTTCTTCATCGAGACGATCTTCCGGATCCCCGGCCTGGGGCGGTACTTCACCACGAGCGTGTTCGCCCGGGACTACCCCATGATCATGTCCACGGCCCTGCTCTGGTCGTCGCTCATCGTCGTGATCTACGTCATCACGGACCTCATGTACGCGCTGGTGGACCCCCGCATCCGGTATAGGAAGGATTAG
- a CDS encoding ABC transporter permease translates to MDPIGTTGEVGIVWVLGAILGWSWDTMILEVGRIALAIQLVLYLPHMYRLGHKDETGRWASFCHRVVQRKSYFAAAGVVALLAAWWLLGPWMDQYPYGTEDIPESLSESMSWDGLEPFFSWAGQIFRVALATEFTLLWPRAYRYFKKHDSGLWADATRRFSRNKLSLVGLFLVLLLSNTALLAPWIAPLHYTKQNFLVAWQEPSWMFPFGTDGLGRDLFSRVIYGAEISMTVGVLVQAIIFAIGVPLGSLAGYAGGRVDSVIMRGVDIMSAFPGLLFIILIMSWLGAGLFNIFVAIGVTGWVGVCRLLRGQILSLKEKEFVRAAKAMGGSHLRIVVTHILPNSLTPLIVALALGIPSAIFAEAGLSFIGIGISPPTPSWGQMVGENANYIRSYWHLATFPAIMIALTMLGFQLMGDGLRDALDPKMNE, encoded by the coding sequence ATGGATCCGATCGGCACAACGGGCGAAGTCGGCATCGTCTGGGTCCTCGGCGCGATCCTGGGATGGAGCTGGGACACCATGATCCTCGAGGTGGGACGGATCGCCCTGGCGATCCAGCTGGTGCTCTACCTGCCTCACATGTACCGCCTGGGACACAAGGACGAGACCGGAAGATGGGCGTCCTTCTGCCACCGGGTGGTCCAGCGCAAGTCCTACTTCGCAGCCGCGGGCGTCGTCGCCCTGCTCGCGGCGTGGTGGCTGCTCGGTCCCTGGATGGATCAGTACCCCTACGGCACGGAGGATATCCCCGAAAGCCTGTCGGAATCCATGAGCTGGGACGGCCTCGAACCCTTCTTCTCCTGGGCGGGGCAGATCTTCCGCGTCGCGCTGGCCACGGAGTTCACCCTGCTCTGGCCGCGGGCCTACCGGTATTTCAAGAAACACGACAGCGGGCTGTGGGCGGACGCCACGCGGCGTTTCTCCCGCAACAAGCTCTCCCTTGTCGGTCTCTTTCTGGTGCTGCTGCTGAGCAACACGGCGCTGCTCGCGCCCTGGATCGCGCCCCTGCACTACACAAAGCAGAACTTCCTCGTCGCCTGGCAGGAACCGTCGTGGATGTTTCCCTTCGGCACGGACGGACTGGGCCGCGACCTCTTCAGCCGGGTCATCTACGGTGCGGAGATCTCCATGACCGTGGGCGTCCTCGTGCAGGCCATCATCTTCGCCATCGGCGTGCCCCTGGGCTCCCTGGCGGGGTACGCCGGGGGCCGCGTGGACAGCGTCATCATGCGGGGTGTCGACATCATGTCGGCCTTCCCCGGTCTGCTCTTCATCATCCTGATCATGTCGTGGCTGGGCGCCGGGCTCTTCAACATCTTCGTCGCCATCGGAGTGACCGGATGGGTAGGGGTATGCCGTCTCCTGCGGGGGCAGATTCTGTCTTTGAAGGAGAAGGAATTCGTCCGGGCGGCCAAGGCCATGGGCGGCAGCCACCTGCGCATCGTCGTCACCCACATCCTTCCGAACAGCCTGACGCCGCTGATCGTGGCCCTGGCCCTGGGCATCCCGTCGGCCATCTTCGCGGAAGCCGGCCTGAGCTTCATCGGCATCGGCATCAGCCCGCCCACGCCGAGCTGGGGGCAGATGGTCGGCGAGAACGCCAACTACATCCGGTCCTACTGGCACCTGGCGACCTTTCCCGCCATCATGATCGCCCTCACCATGCTCGGATTCCAACTCATGGGCGACGGACTCCGGGACGCCCTCGACCCCAAGATGAACGAGTAG
- the rho gene encoding transcription termination factor Rho, producing MHILELKTKTLPDLYSIAQELDLQSYTGLRKQELIFSILQAQTEKEGVIFGEGVLEVLPDNRCGFLRSPDYSYLHGPDDIYVAPSQVKRFDLRTGDTISGQIRPPKDGERFFALLRVDTVNFDNPEASKERTLFDNLTPIYPLERFQLEYLKDKLPTRVMDLLTPIGKGQRGLIVSPPKAGKTMLLQEIANAITDNHPEVVLMVLLIDERPEEVTDMERSVQGEVISSTFDEPPERHVAVSDMVLEKAKRLVEHGRDVVILLDSITRLARAHNAVTPHSGKILSGGIDANALQKPRRFFGAARNIEEGGSLTIVATALIETGSRMDEGIFEEFKGTGNMELELSRKLANRWIFPAIDLSASSTRKAELLLEPDILGKVKILRKFLDGLGPVEAMELMTERLSRTPTNVDFLKSMNE from the coding sequence ATGCACATCCTGGAACTCAAGACGAAAACCCTGCCGGACCTGTACTCCATCGCCCAGGAGCTCGATCTGCAGAGCTACACGGGCCTGCGGAAACAGGAACTGATCTTCAGCATTCTCCAGGCACAGACGGAGAAGGAAGGCGTGATCTTCGGAGAGGGCGTACTCGAGGTGCTGCCGGACAACCGCTGCGGGTTTCTCCGGTCGCCGGACTACAGCTACCTGCACGGCCCCGACGACATCTACGTGGCGCCGTCCCAGGTCAAGCGCTTCGACCTGCGCACCGGGGACACCATATCGGGACAGATCCGGCCGCCCAAGGACGGGGAGCGCTTCTTCGCGCTGCTCAGGGTGGACACGGTCAACTTCGACAATCCCGAGGCGAGCAAGGAACGGACGCTCTTCGACAACCTGACGCCCATCTACCCGCTGGAGCGCTTCCAGCTCGAATACTTGAAGGACAAGCTTCCGACGCGGGTCATGGACCTGCTGACGCCGATCGGCAAGGGGCAGCGCGGACTGATCGTGTCGCCGCCGAAGGCCGGAAAGACCATGCTGCTGCAGGAGATCGCCAACGCCATCACGGACAATCACCCCGAGGTGGTGCTCATGGTCCTGCTCATCGACGAGCGGCCGGAAGAGGTGACCGACATGGAACGGTCGGTCCAGGGCGAGGTGATCAGCTCCACCTTCGACGAACCACCGGAGCGTCACGTGGCGGTCTCGGACATGGTCCTCGAGAAGGCCAAGCGGCTGGTGGAACACGGCCGGGACGTGGTCATCCTGCTCGACAGCATCACGCGCCTGGCGCGGGCCCACAACGCGGTAACGCCCCACAGCGGCAAGATCCTGTCCGGCGGTATCGACGCCAACGCGCTGCAGAAGCCGCGGCGATTCTTCGGTGCGGCACGGAACATCGAAGAAGGCGGGAGCCTGACCATCGTGGCCACGGCGCTGATCGAGACCGGCAGCCGGATGGACGAGGGCATCTTCGAGGAATTCAAGGGCACGGGCAACATGGAGCTGGAGCTCAGCCGCAAGCTGGCGAACCGGTGGATCTTCCCGGCGATCGACCTGAGCGCGTCGTCCACCCGCAAGGCCGAACTCCTCCTGGAACCGGATATCCTGGGCAAGGTGAAGATCCTGCGGAAGTTCCTGGACGGCCTGGGTCCCGTGGAAGCCATGGAACTGATGACCGAGCGCCTCTCGCGGACGCCGACGAACGTGGATTTCCTCAAGTCCATGAACGAGTAG